The following nucleotide sequence is from Aspergillus luchuensis IFO 4308 DNA, chromosome 1, nearly complete sequence.
CTTCCCTCTCGCATGTTTGGGCGGGGAGAGGAATATGACAGGATAATCAACGTCGTCGAGAAGGTTCATAGGCGCCAGCAAGCTGCCTATGCGAGAGCAGCTGCTCAGACATCCAGTGGAGTAGGATCCAATTCTTCTGTCTCGGACGGCCGAGTTGATAGCTTTGAGATTGCATCTGGCTCGAGCGACTCAGGCTCCTTCAATCTTGCGTCCAGGGCAGCTTCCAACGGTGGCGCTTACAACATAGGACGCACATCTACGCACGAATCTCTGCACAGCACtgattcttctccttcaactcctAAACCCGGAGACTCGTCAGGAAAACCCAGGAGTCCTGTGGAGTCTCGCGCGTCCTGGGAGAATGTAGACAGAGATGGCCATCCTTCTGCTGGAACAAGCACGCAGAGCCATGGTGATTCCATCGGATCTGTTGCCAGGGCGAAGGCTGCACACAAGGTTCGCCGCCCCGGAAAGTGCGAAGTAATTACCATAAGCGGTGCAGCTGGCATTGGAAAGACCGACCTTTTGAACCGTGTTCAGCCCGCAATTCGTAAACTTGGATATATCGGTATCGCCCGTCTGGATCGCGCCAGGCGGATACCATTTGAACCTTTCGCCAAAATTCTGGCCAGCCTTCTCCGCCAGATCTTTTCTGAACGCGATGTGACAACTGAATACCACAATAACATCCGCACTGCGTTGAGACCAATGTGGCCGACATTACACCGTGTGCTGGAACTCCCGGAGCAGCTCATGTCATCGGGAGGAAATGAAAGACAAATTTCGCCCAGACTTTCGGCAGCGCAACATATCTTTAAGGAGGTTTCGACTAAGGGCGAACCATCCAAGCGCGTTGCACTTCCAAGTCTGGATCATGGACAAAGCTCTGTGGACTTCTTTCTATCTAATGCCGCACTGAAGAACATGCGGTTGATGGAGACGTTTTTGGAGATACTGCGGACTCTGTCCCAGTACCGATTGATCTGCGCTTGTGTGGACGATTTGCATtatgccgatgatgagacCCTGGAGTTGATCATGAACATCGTGAAAGCTAAAATTCCATGTGTATTGATACTCACAAGCCGGAAGTCTGAGCTGGAATCGAACATAATCAGGCCGCTCTTCGATTCTGAGAATTCCAGTGTGACGCGCGTCGTTCTCAAGCCtcttggagaggaagagatcaTGCAAATCGTGGCCGCTACAATGCATCAGGAACCCAACCCGATGTTAACTCCACTTGCTGCTGTCATACAGGAAAAGAGCATGGGCAACCCGTTCTTTGTTCGAATGATGCTCGAAACCTGCTATAGCAAAAACTGTATCTGGTATTCGTGGAAAAATTCCGTGTGGGAATTCGACCTGGATCGGATCTTCACCGAATTTGTGGCTCCTAGGTATGGCGAAGGGCTTGGGCTAGGGTTCATTGCAAGGCGTCTCCAGGAAATTCCTCCGGCCGCCAGATCCATTATGGTCTGGGGCGCATTGCTAGGAAGCCCGTTCGCATTCTCTCTAGTACAAAAACTTCTTACAAGCGAGTTCTTGTATTCCAGCGAGGACGATGAGGCGGTAGACCTTACCTGTCCTCAGAATGCAAATTTAATCCGACAAACTGAAGCCGATATGGTTGTCGGTCTGCAGTATCTTGTGCAAGCAAACCTGATCATCCCGGGAAAGACGGACGATGAATTTAGGTAGGTGCTCCTGGTTTACTTCATATTTGTATCCACTAACCCGTGTTTCAGATTTGTCAATGATCGCTTCTCGCAAGCGGCTCTTTCGTTGACAGAGGGACGGAATGTGGAAAAAATGCATTTTATCATATCCCAGGCAATGATGAAGTACTACCATGATGGCCGCAGTCGATACGCAATGGCACGACATGTGGCCCTGGCGTCTCGGATTATCAAGTCTCGTGTCGTAGAGAGACTTGAATATAGAAAGATCTTATGGGATGCGGCGCAAACCGCTGCGCAATCGGGTGCGCGTCCAACAGCGCTTTGGTACTTCCGGCACTGCATCACTTTCCTTCAAGACAATCCTTGGGATGACAATAACGCTGACGTGTACTACCGGGAGACTTTGCGTCTGCATATTGCTACGGCTGAAATGTCATGGTCTCAAGGCCATAACACGGAAGCTTTGGACCTGCTAGATAAAGTCTTCGAACATGGAAAGAGTGCCGTCTGCAAATCAAGAGCTTGGATTGTGAAGGCCAAGATCTACGCTCAGATGGGTAACCACCTCCGTTCAATGGATTCACTCCTTACGTGTCTGGAAGAGCTTGGTGTGCATCTACGAGAGCCTACGACCTACGATGAATGCGATGATGCCTACCGTAATCTTCGCGCGTACCTCGAGCAAGCCGACTTGGAAGCTATTGTCCGTAAGCCCGTCAGCAAGGATGTCGACATGATCACTATTGGAGAGGTCATGGCTGAGGCGATGGCTGTCACGTACTGGGATGATGCACTAACATTCTACCGGATGGCCATTGAGATGATGAACCTACATCTCTTCAAAGGCGGGTTTGTGCAGATTTCTATCGGCTGTTCGCACCTCGCGATGATATCGTTCAGCCGATTTAGGGACCTAGAGCTCGCCGTGAGGCTGAGCGATTTCGCGCTCACCCTCCTTGAGCGGTGTCCTGAACAGTGGACTCAAAGCCGGGGCTCTATTGTACATAACCTTTACGTCGGCCACTTGCGCGTTCCGCTGTCCTCGACACTCCCAAATCTCGAGGCCTCTGTGGAAACGTCCTTCTCGATGGGCGATCCATACATCACCTTAATCAGTTTGTCTTCGATGGCGATGACAAGACTATATCTAGGCCATGATATGGCGCAGGTGGAGGCGTTCTGCAACGAAAGCCCAGAAGATATTCCCGACTGGGTCAATGATACTCGTGGTGGTGCTAGTCTGCTTGCAGTGAGGTAAGGACGTCTTGGATACctttggaagggaagaaaatgtCACCTGCTAACATGTTTGCCTGCAGACAAGTTGCGCGTGCTTTGCAAGGTAAAACGGCCTGTCGTTCTCCTGACACTATCATGTCCGACGAGCACCATCACACGAACGAGTACATCGCTTTCCTGGACAACAATGCCAGCAACGCCGATCGCCCGCGAGACATTTACTGGGGTCTTGCAATGATTCCGCTATTTGCATACGGACATCATACTAAGGCTATACAGCTGGGTatgcagatgatggagacTATGCCCAGGCTGTGGTCTGCTCGTGTTTCATACGTAGTCTACTTCTATCTCGCCCTTTCTCTTTTGACTCTCCACAACGAGTACCCTGCTCGCGGGTATCTTGATGGAAGCCTGCATACGGTCTTAAAGTATAAAGCTGAAGTGGATTTCGCGCGCAGTGCTTGTGATGCCAATTATGGAATGTGGTCCTTGATATTGGAGGCACTAATATGCGAAGTCCGGAATGACCATACTTCTGCAATTCAATCTTTCGAAGTAAGTTGCAGAATTGCTCTGGATACATTGTGGAGGGAATCTAACCAAGCCAGGCTGCAATCGATCATTGTCAAATCCATGGGTGGCCCTTGGAGGAAGCGCTTGCTCTAGAACTGCATGGTATGTACACCGACATCCCGAACCGCAGTgctttgggggaggggttACCCCCACGTCTTGGCTCAAATTAACTTTCGAATAGGAGAGTTCCTAATCCGTCGCGGTGCCAAAAGGGCGGCGCGTTCTGTCATGCAAGACGCAATTGCCGCATGGGCCGCGATAAGCGCCGTGGGCAAGGCGGCGCAGCTGACCGAGAAGCATGAATGGCTATTGAAAACCGCCACATCCTCGAGGAACGTTGACGCTGGCTGTCAAACCGTGGACTCACTGCTCGGAATCAATCGCAATACCGGCCAAGAACACATGGGAGTAGCACAAAatatggaagaagatgacagaAAACAACGCTGGATAGAACAAAATGGCGTTACTACGGGTGAGCGTTCATTCGACATATCTGGCGTCGGCCTTGGTAAGCTACCTCGCTCCACTCCCTTCCTGTGAGCGGTTCTAATATGAAACAGATATTATCGACTTATCAAGCATCCTCGAATCTAGTCAGGTGATGTCCTCGGAGCTTCAGATCGACAAACttttgacgaagatgattgAAATCGTTCTGGAATCCTGCAATGGCTCAGACTCTGCGGTCATTGCGACCAATTTCGATAATAACTTCACGGTCGCTGCGGCTGGGGACCTGGAGAAAGGACAGAAGTCTTTCGTGGATGGCCTTCCGTTCTCCGAAATCGAGGATAAGATGGCGCATCAGATCTCTCACTACGTGATGCGCACTAGGGAGGAAGTTCTGGTTCACAACGTTTTGGAGGATGAGCGTTTCTCGAACGTCAATGAGGGCTATCAAGCCAGGTATCCCCTTGGGCGGTCCGTGATCGCATTGCCTATTATGCAGGCCGAGCATCTGCTCGGTGTCATTCATATTGAAGGCAAACCGAATTCATTCACCCAGCGGAATGTTGTGGTTCTCCACTTGCTTTGCAACCAAATTGGTATCTCGCTTTCCAATGCGTTGCTCTTCCGCGAAGTGCGCAAGGTCAGCGCTACCAACGCTTCTATGGTGGAGGCTCAAAAGCGCGCACTTGCCCAGGCTCGCGAGGCGGAGCAGAAGGCTAAAGTGGCCGAGGCTGAAGCAAAGCATAACGTGAAGCTGAAAGAAGATGCAGCAAAGGCCAAGTCCATCTTCTTGGCTAACATATCTCATGATCTGCGCACACCAATGAATGGCGTTATTGGTTTGTCGGAACTCCTCAAGGGTACCAAGTTGGACAGAGAGCAGGACGAATATGTGGAATCGATCCGTGTCTGCGCTGACACGCTGCTCACACTCATCAACGATATCCTTGACTTCTCCAAGTTGGAGGCAGgcaagatgaagatctctACCGTACCCCTCAACATTCGGGAAACAATCTCGGAGGTGGTTCGCGCCCTTCGCTATACGCATCGTGATCGTGGGCTAGagaccatcgaggatctGGACAAAGTACCACCAGAACTTGTGGTCCTCGGAGACCCTGTTCGCTTGCATCAGATCTTCATGAACCTTCTCAGTAACAGTTACAAGTTCACTCCCAAGGGATCCGTGACTGTGAGAGCCAAAGTTTCCAGGGAAGGCAAGGGTCGTGTCCGTTTAGAGTGCTCTGTATCCGATACGGGTATTGGGATCTCAGAAGAACAAAAATCCCGGCTGTTCCGGCCATTTTCGCAAGCCGATAACTCCACGGCGCGGTCATATGGCGGTAGTGGGCTTGGATTGAGTATCTGCAAGGCAATTATTGAGGACGTCCTAGGCGGTGCTATTTGGCTGGATTCGACCTCAGGCGTTGGAACTACGGTGACGTTCCATCTGGCATTCAACAAGGTGAAAGACGCTGCCGCTAAAGCTGCCAAAAACAAGGCTGCCAATCAGGTGGAGAACAAAGCTCCGGTTCCTACTGCTCGAGACTTGACCATGGTGCCTCGGGATCAGATTCGAGTCTGTATCGCTGAAGACAATCCTATTAACCAAAAGATTGCGGTCAAATTCGTCAAGGGGCTCAATCTTCAGTGCGAAGCGTACAGTGATGGGCGGCAGGCAGTTGAAGCTCTCCGAACAAGATCTCGTGAAGGCAACCCGTTCCATGTGGTGCTGATGGATGTACAAATGCCGACTCTCGACGGCTACAATGCCACTCGCGAGATCCGAAAAGACCCAGATCCCAATGTCAACGAAGTGTTGGTCATAGCCATGACGGCGAGTGCCATCGAAGGAGATCGCGAGAAGTGCCTTGGTGCCGGAATGAACAACTACCTTCCCAAGCCGGTTCGATCTACTATCTTGAGTGAGATGCTTGACCAATACCTTGCACCAGTGCCAGCATACACAAGGACGCGGCTGGTGAACCGGGAACGAGGGAGTGTAAGCACTGAGGCAGGGACACCACGGAGCCACTCCATGTCGCCTAATATTGACGGCCAAGCCACCGCTCTGACGCCTGAAGAAGATAAGCAACTGCAAGAGCGGCCACCTATAGAAAATTAGCGTCGTGGTGACTCCTTCTAATCTCTACGATGGCAAGCTTTTGCCATTCCTCTGGGTCAGCACTGACCCCAGACGATTGCTTCCGTCAGTGACTCACCTGTGATACCCTGCATATTCTGAGCGATTCTCTATCGATGTTGCTGTGCTGCTCATTCTAGATTGTACTTTGCGAGTTATACCGTGAAAAGCATACGGGCTGAGCATCGTTCCGTGTCTTGCTGGTTCACGTCCTTTCAGTTCTaagcgatgatgatgaagcatATGATTG
It contains:
- a CDS encoding putative sensor histidine kinase/response regulator (COG:T;~EggNog:ENOG410QDVW;~InterPro:IPR027417,IPR029016,IPR001789,IPR003594, IPR003661,IPR036890,IPR041664,IPR036097,IPR011006, IPR003018,IPR000719,IPR011009,IPR004358,IPR005467;~PFAM:PF00072,PF00512,PF13185,PF13191,PF02518, PF01590;~TransMembrane:2 (o1415-1436i1448-1467o);~go_function: GO:0000155 - phosphorelay sensor kinase activity [Evidence IEA];~go_function: GO:0004672 - protein kinase activity [Evidence IEA];~go_function: GO:0005515 - protein binding [Evidence IEA];~go_function: GO:0005524 - ATP binding [Evidence IEA];~go_function: GO:0016772 - transferase activity, transferring phosphorus-containing groups [Evidence IEA];~go_process: GO:0000160 - phosphorelay signal transduction system [Evidence IEA];~go_process: GO:0006468 - protein phosphorylation [Evidence IEA];~go_process: GO:0007165 - signal transduction [Evidence IEA];~go_process: GO:0016310 - phosphorylation [Evidence IEA]), with amino-acid sequence MEDSHILGDDLPLPPARLFERLGHLPGYTWDQTIEPFHSTYNHWHVFGLRHAAESDVSTPAATSSGPSSLARNSPRTESRPPFRHHWRSSLSESSSELSLSRMDHESIWIPVLARVSSHVVRLEREFHMLRSIVQTSDPDCNHTIRPIDLIRLPSDPGDAGPLLVAIFESPGQNMLREMVAFGPAWFAAGGRTDSNEPTPGEQVSLSTFLDFAIGACDCLELLHYGLKTVHGEIRGDAFHFNREAGSVKLTNTGNGARSFDNILSEGWSSLSKELGVKNKLQFIAPEQTGRMPTEPDSRTDIYALGVLFWTMLVGKPAFTGSDPVEVVQNVLGKKLPPLSAKRMDVPDAVSAVIQKMTQKAVNERYHTISSVKRDLAQISQLLGDGDSEALKDFQIAQRDVSSFFTLPSRMFGRGEEYDRIINVVEKVHRRQQAAYARAAAQTSSGVGSNSSVSDGRVDSFEIASGSSDSGSFNLASRAASNGGAYNIGRTSTHESLHSTDSSPSTPKPGDSSGKPRSPVESRASWENVDRDGHPSAGTSTQSHGDSIGSVARAKAAHKVRRPGKCEVITISGAAGIGKTDLLNRVQPAIRKLGYIGIARLDRARRIPFEPFAKILASLLRQIFSERDVTTEYHNNIRTALRPMWPTLHRVLELPEQLMSSGGNERQISPRLSAAQHIFKEVSTKGEPSKRVALPSLDHGQSSVDFFLSNAALKNMRLMETFLEILRTLSQYRLICACVDDLHYADDETLELIMNIVKAKIPCVLILTSRKSELESNIIRPLFDSENSSVTRVVLKPLGEEEIMQIVAATMHQEPNPMLTPLAAVIQEKSMGNPFFVRMMLETCYSKNCIWYSWKNSVWEFDLDRIFTEFVAPRYGEGLGLGFIARRLQEIPPAARSIMVWGALLGSPFAFSLVQKLLTSEFLYSSEDDEAVDLTCPQNANLIRQTEADMVVGLQYLVQANLIIPGKTDDEFRFVNDRFSQAALSLTEGRNVEKMHFIISQAMMKYYHDGRSRYAMARHVALASRIIKSRVVERLEYRKILWDAAQTAAQSGARPTALWYFRHCITFLQDNPWDDNNADVYYRETLRLHIATAEMSWSQGHNTEALDLLDKVFEHGKSAVCKSRAWIVKAKIYAQMGNHLRSMDSLLTCLEELGVHLREPTTYDECDDAYRNLRAYLEQADLEAIVRKPVSKDVDMITIGEVMAEAMAVTYWDDALTFYRMAIEMMNLHLFKGGFVQISIGCSHLAMISFSRFRDLELAVRLSDFALTLLERCPEQWTQSRGSIVHNLYVGHLRVPLSSTLPNLEASVETSFSMGDPYITLISLSSMAMTRLYLGHDMAQVEAFCNESPEDIPDWVNDTRGGASLLAVRQVARALQGKTACRSPDTIMSDEHHHTNEYIAFLDNNASNADRPRDIYWGLAMIPLFAYGHHTKAIQLGMQMMETMPRLWSARVSYVVYFYLALSLLTLHNEYPARGYLDGSLHTVLKYKAEVDFARSACDANYGMWSLILEALICEVRNDHTSAIQSFEAAIDHCQIHGWPLEEALALELHGEFLIRRGAKRAARSVMQDAIAAWAAISAVGKAAQLTEKHEWLLKTATSSRNVDAGCQTVDSLLGINRNTGQEHMGVAQNMEEDDRKQRWIEQNGVTTGERSFDISGVGLDIIDLSSILESSQVMSSELQIDKLLTKMIEIVLESCNGSDSAVIATNFDNNFTVAAAGDLEKGQKSFVDGLPFSEIEDKMAHQISHYVMRTREEVLVHNVLEDERFSNVNEGYQARYPLGRSVIALPIMQAEHLLGVIHIEGKPNSFTQRNVVVLHLLCNQIGISLSNALLFREVRKVSATNASMVEAQKRALAQAREAEQKAKVAEAEAKHNVKLKEDAAKAKSIFLANISHDLRTPMNGVIGLSELLKGTKLDREQDEYVESIRVCADTLLTLINDILDFSKLEAGKMKISTVPLNIRETISEVVRALRYTHRDRGLETIEDLDKVPPELVVLGDPVRLHQIFMNLLSNSYKFTPKGSVTVRAKVSREGKGRVRLECSVSDTGIGISEEQKSRLFRPFSQADNSTARSYGGSGLGLSICKAIIEDVLGGAIWLDSTSGVGTTVTFHLAFNKVKDAAAKAAKNKAANQVENKAPVPTARDLTMVPRDQIRVCIAEDNPINQKIAVKFVKGLNLQCEAYSDGRQAVEALRTRSREGNPFHVVLMDVQMPTLDGYNATREIRKDPDPNVNEVLVIAMTASAIEGDREKCLGAGMNNYLPKPVRSTILSEMLDQYLAPVPAYTRTRLVNRERGSVSTEAGTPRSHSMSPNIDGQATALTPEEDKQLQERPPIEN